A portion of the Hydractinia symbiolongicarpus strain clone_291-10 chromosome 10, HSymV2.1, whole genome shotgun sequence genome contains these proteins:
- the LOC130662779 gene encoding uncharacterized protein LOC130662779 produces the protein MFILEKKMKDTMFILFLFTLLQNIHNGICEPCNGYDNLMVVAKEVNSTHMDNCWNINSTIYCNSLSKKMQSHIKNNMCILIKTNLVLQTSFTVSNIDRLKLTSTSMEIKCELSKNNSSNDIGVSFVSSSNVIVSNLILNECGKRHHMQDSNDLSLNSALYFQNVTNVTLESVKFKNSFGYGVSLVDVKTDIKLTNVLVIGSKAVPLLINNTVKHEYSSGGGILFKYSKGYEQPGDKIILNSCHLIMNYISALSTKTIPDHLPFGKGGGLTVIMLGKFTNSKFVINGIFEGNKAEWGGGVYMYFSRLARNNKFNFNKVLFMDNQAQFSGGAVYIVESTSSNNQITFSAAEFRNNKAMYGGGMSIVVMNNNNWNNPGDKVRLHGATVKTDLGKVSLYACKFDNNNAMLGSAMHIQRVRVDFYNLETANGNVLKDRNRNAGKGALYAYDSDLLFLGTSHVTYNNNTALILDCSDLSVNGNLYFENNIGFDGGALALYGHSQIILDSTSNLQFKNNYASNRGGAIFVMIPGPPFKPWKTTELQFYSCFFRFAESSDSSYRNFTGRVLFSRNYADENYGNDIYASSLQNCRQPYQMNMSEVITDWPNFEINKNDSRSILTYAIDIRVNNTNWMYVTPGKIFDAYVLLIDERGNSVQGTIDVLTHSDNVSVETNPAFAVKDKSIKISLIGPEYNSYNVVIALRGGVPVSKTLTSLRLGYCPFGYKFNESGKCLCDMVNNMKKGIAECSPEELYLFPNRWVRVVESRFPVNVISHICPNGYCNKCNTTQSAVYCFYEKDKQCDSSRNQSSRLCSECKTGFSIPVGGEVCIKCNNTRNWIWVSVVIIFGLTVFVAVLLVFNLDIMSFYINGCLYSYQIIDILYAPGQKIDKFLQFIIGIAEFTTKTSAYPSLCLWDGMNNMQKLAYNYIIPFWMVITVFAAYLYASYKPRTYLTKKRCLRAFTIIAVMAYSDLMRISFWLLNPVVIDGNKYLYIYAKEEFLGAAHLPYALTAVFVLIFFVIVPVLLLFSTPWLNNRRFGRLSIPFSYFQSIVTSFNYGLKDGYLWFPTFYCFCRLFVFSIGVFLPSEPYQYIILSIFCLIVCASFSVILPYKNKWYNTVETILLANLGVIAVFSLGTESVFKEKEKKICQTIIWMLSYIPMFVVLVAVLYRASKKIIIRFHHKRQIGGRGWAPVPNRVIMDSDELEYHAYQD, from the exons atgtttattttagaGAAAAAAATGAAGGATACAATGTTCATtctgtttttgtttactttgttaCAAAATATTCATAATGGTATTTGCGAGCCGTGTAATGGTTATGACAATCTCATGGTTGTTGCGAAAGAAGTAAACAGTACCCACATGGACAACTGTTGGAATATCAATTCAACCATTTATTGTAATTCCTTGTCTAAAAAAATGCAAagtcatataaaaaataacatgtgTATACTTATAAAAACTAATTTGGTATTACAAACATCATTTACTGTTAGTAACATAGACCGACTAAAATTAACATCAACTTCCATGGAAATTAAATGTGAGTTATCAAAGAATAACAGTAGTAATGATATTGGTGTATCCTTTGTCTCGTCTTCCAATGTAATTGTTTCGAATTTGATTCTAAATGAATGCGGAAAGAGGCATCACATGCAAGACAGTAATGACCTTTCGCTTAATTCAGCACTGTATTTCCAGAATGTGACAAATGTCACATTGGAAAGTGTGAAGTTTAAAAACAGCTTTGGTTATGGTGTTAGTTTAGTGGATGTAAAAACTGATATTAAACTCACAAATGTGCTAGTTATAGGGAGCAAAGCCGTACCGCTTTTAATTAACAACACAGTAAAACATGAGTACTCTTCAGGGGGAGGTATACTCTTTAAATATTCAAAAGGTTATGAGCAACCTGGGGACAAAATTATCTTGAATTCTTGCCACTTAATTATGAATTATATCTCTGCTCTTAGCACCAAAACAATTCCAGACCATCTCCCTTTTGGTAAAGGCGGTGGATTGACTGTCATAATGTTAGGAAAGTTTACTAACAGTAAATTTGTTATTAATGGTATATTTGAAGGAAATAAAGCTGAATGGGGAGGTGGAGTATATATGTATTTCTCACGGTTAGCAAGAAATAACAAATTTAACTTCAACAAGGTTTTGTTTATGGACAACCAAGCCCAGTTTTCTGGTGGTGCTGTTTACATTGTGGAAAGTACCAGTAGTAATAACCAGATCACATTTTCAGCAGCTGAATTTCGCAACAACAAGGCAATGTATGGTGGTGGCATGAGTATTGTCGTGATGAATAACAACAACTGGAACAATCCAGGAGACAAAGTTCGACTTCACGGTGCTACTGTAAAAACGGACCTTGGAAAAGTATCACTTTATGCATGTAAATTTGATAATAACAATGCTATGTTGGGTTCTGCAATGCATATACAAAGAGTCAGAGTTGATTTTTATAACTTAGAAACAGCAAATGGAAATGTTTTAAAGGATCGTAATAGAAATGCTGGTAAAGGAGCTCTTTATGCGTATGATAGTGATTTGTTATTTTTGGGGACAAGCCACGTCACATATAACAACAACACAGCTTTAATTCTCGACTGCAGTGATTTGTCAGTAAATGGCAATCTGtattttgaaaacaatattGGCTTTGATGGTGGAGCATTAGCTTTATATGGCCATTCACAAATAATTTTGGATTCTACTTCAAATttgcaatttaaaaataattatgcaAGCAACAGAGGAGGTGCCATATTTGTTATGATTCCAGGACCACCCTTTAAACCGTGGAAGACAACCGAACTTCAATTCTACAGTTGCTTTTTTAGGTTTGCCGAGTCTAGTGATAGTTCGTATCGCAACTTTACTGGACGTGTTTTGTTTTCTCGAAATTATGCTGATGAGAACTATGGCAACGACATATATGCTTCATCATTACAAAATTGCAGACAACCTTATCAAATGAATATGTCCGAAGTCATTACTGATTGGCCAAAtttcgaaataaataaaaatgatagcCGCTCAATACTTACTTATGCAATTGACATAAGAGTTAACAATACAAATTGGATGTATGTTACCCCTGGAAAGATATTTGATGCTTATGTTTTACTAATTGATGAGCGAGGCAACAGTGTTCAAGGGACCATCGATGTGCTAACTCATAGTGATAATGTAAGTGTAGAAACTAATCCAGCATTTGCTGTCAAGGACAAATCAATCAAAATTTCCTTAATAGGCCCTGAATATAATTCGTACAATGTTGTAATTGCTTTAAGAGGTGGTGTGCCTGTATCAAAGACATTAACGTCCCTGCGGTTAGGATATTGTCCATTTGGATAtaaatttaatgaaagtgggAAATGCCTTTGTGATATGGTGAATAATATGAAGAAAGGGATAGCGGAGTGTTCTCCGGAGGAACTTTACCTCTTCCCTAACAGATGGGTACGGGTTGTTGAATCTAGATTTCCTGTCAATGTTATCAGCCATATTTGTCCTAATGGTTATTGCAATAAATGCAACACGACACAGAGTGCCGTTTATTGTTTTTATGAGAAAGACAAACAGTGTGACAGCTCGCGTAATCAATCTTCACGACTTTGCAGTGAATGCAAAACTGGTTTTTCAATACCAGTTGGTGGTGAAGTGTGTATTAAATGTAATAATACAAGAAATTGGATCTGGGTTTCAGTAGTTATAATATTCGGTTTGACCGTTTTTGTTGCTGTATTACTGGTATTTAATCTGGATATCATGTCTTTTTATATAAATGGTTGCCTTTATTCATATCAAATAATCGACATTCTCTACGCACCAGgtcaaaaaattgataaatttcTGCAATTTATAATTGGAATTGCAGAGTTTACAACTAAAACCTCAGCATATCCATCACTATGTTTGTGGGATGGTATGAACAACATGCAAAAGTTGGCGTATAACTATATCATTCCATTTTGGATGGTAATTACCGTGTTTGCTGCTTATTTATATGCTAGTTACAAACCACGAACATATCTGACAAAGAAAAGATGTTTACGAGCGTTCACCATTATTGCTGTCATGGCATATTCTGATCTAATGAGAATCTCGTTTTGGCTACTAAACCCAGTGGTAATTGATGGGAATAAGTATCTTTACATATATGCGAAAGAAGAATTCTTAGGTGCTGCTCACTTGCCATATGCGTTGACAGCAGTATTTGTCCTAATCTTCTTTGTTATCGTGCCCGTACTTCTTTTATTTTCGACCCCATGGTTAAACAATCGAAGGTTTGGTCGCTTATCAATACCATTCTCATATTTTCAATCAATAGTTACATCATTTAATTATGGTTTAAAAGATGGCTATTTATGGTTTCCTACATTTTACTGTTTTTGTCGATTGTTTGTATTCTCGATTGGAGTGTTTCTACCAAGCGAACCATATCAGTACATTATATTGTCTATCTTCTGTTTGATTGTGTGTGCATCATTTTCTGTGATCCTGCCTTACAAGAATAAGTGGTACAACACAGTGGAAACAATTCTTTTAGCAAATTTGGGAGTAATTGCTGTTTTCAGCCTTGGTACAGAGAGCGTTTTTAAGGAAAAGGAAAAGAAGATCTGTCAAACTATCATATGGATGCTATCCTACATACCTATGTTTGTTGTACTTGTTGCTGTGTTGTATCGAGcttcaaagaaaattataaTTCGTTTTCATCACAAAAGGCAAATTGGAG gTAGAGGATGGGCGCCTGTCCCAAATCGTGTAATCATGGACAGTGATGAGCTTGAATATCACGCTTATCAagactaa
- the LOC130662780 gene encoding uncharacterized protein LOC130662780: MQAMYAVVACLLLAVQICFCTNPCPDGYYINVTKSNPSCVSSSDRNITCKNLSEALQLIANLSLKNPCIFLQDDQILKHHHILTKVGSILLVGLDRKINVTCDFMGSNISSKDVGISWINLDNVTLKNIAFLGCGIKNNTTYPPNRNTMHYMATGLYLENITNVIFKKVTLFQNLGYSTIINNALGSISFQTVIIKENKIPHGVDNKTIGGGGVFIKIGVTSDKDLQFTDCLFLSNHGADIPYYNESEPVPFGKGGGLTIMLGSSSTNVISFKNTIFKNNSAVCGGGLYLNLNNKESKVLFDSCQFSDNFAVNMGGGVLVLAPTLDQRSGVYVNCCNCLFQNNTAKIGGGYAFKVHSGKSVRNKNGTLFTESNFTFNSAVLGAAMYVYLTRLKLHNVQINENKRYNSETVSEGAVVMYKSYLVLSGQDNFVTGNKNTAFIFDSTYFYVNGTVKFFKNKGKNGGAISMYGHSIVQLQPHANLVFKENVAEKKGGAMFIVVPGPPLPFLNTIKLNRYDCFFNGSYGNVTFQSNKANSNVGNTIYASTLQNCLRDDSGFVDVFTNKAKWKNFHFEDVNDIFKMKKNTIVSTAPTAIVLEPKEWENTSPGLYEKRAITLMDERGTEVSDAVDINIYRHGSLRRNVVEIAGGYKEFMVTNNKIELALMGKINEKFNLTIINPDSGALSVTLINLTLGSCPFGFKYDKTQRICDCNQKKPYHNGIAQCLGGKIYLFKNRWAKPFQRNKDSETSQVCPENYCAECKSEIAIIECLYQPNNQCVEHRNQTSYLCSKCSSPKSSVLLSKGICENCSGTYNWILMSFIHFLACFLATLGIVYLNRKTYASYLIPVIYSYQMMDLILPSGVNTDFFILFIVVIVSGSTDHSMYEVCFYDGLNDLTKFWVRYCSPFSWMLSWMIWLGISNIECARRYINRDSCFKAINTLLVICCCDFFKFSFSVMKSVVIDDELRVYFYAEAKYGSAEHLPLLICAAISLTAIAVCLVIILVSTCRRSKETHFDSLPCCLWMKPVLDSFRYGFRNDAQSIFKDRTWFAPFYILCSCILISISILNDHFDKHTWQGIVCLIFMALFIAAWPYQEDYMNYFDVVMLTNLAVLAVVVDGSKITDYQLAVDIILYIPLVGLLIRLFYHIVTVHGLLQYCPRIFRDPRGHAVPIPEVLINDDREN; encoded by the exons atgcagGCG atgtatGCTGTGGTGGCTTGTTTACTCCTGGCTGTGCAAATATGTTTTTGTACAAACCCGTGTCCTGATGGATATTATATAAATGTTACCAAATCAAATCCGTCATGTGTTTCAAGTTCAGACAGGAACATTACATGCAAAAACTTAAGTGAAGCACTGCAATTGATAGCaaatttaagtttaaagaaTCCATGTATCTTTTTACAGGATGACCAAATTTTAAAGCATCACCACATTTTGACAAAAGTTGGAAGCATTCTTCTTGTTGGCTTAGATCGAAAAATCAATGTAACATGTGATTTTATGGGTAGTAATATTTCTTCAAAAGATGTCGGCATTTCCTGGATAAACCTGGATAATGTTACACTGAAAAACATAGCTTTCTTGGGGTGTGGAATAAAGAATAATACCACTTATCCACCAAATAGAAACACTATGCACTACATGGCCACTGGCCTTTACTTGGAAAACATCACTAATGTCATCTTTAAAAAAGTAACTTTGTTCCAGAATTTAGGATATAGTACAATAATTAATAATGCTCTAGGTAGTATTAGTTTCCAAACTGTCatcatcaaagaaaataaaatccCCCACGGGGTTGACAACAAAACAATAGGTGGTGGTGGTGTCTTTATTAAAATCGGTGTTACGTCAGATAAGGATCTTCAATTCACTGACTGTTTATTTCTCTCAAACCATGGTGCAGACATTCCTTACTACAATGAAAGTGAACCTGTTCCATTTGGCAAAGGTGGTGGCTTGACAATAATGCTAGGGAGCTCTTCTACAAATGTTATTTCCTTTAAAAacacaatatttaaaaataacagtGCTGTTTGTGGTGGTGGCTTatatttaaatctaaataataaGGAAAGCAAAGTTTTATTTGACTCTTGTCAATTCAGTGATAATTTTGCAGTCAATATGGGTGGAGGAGTTTTGGTTCTTGCTCCTACTTTGGACCAACGATCTGGAGTTTATGTTAACTGCTGCAACTGTTTGTTTCAAAACAACACTGCAAAAATAGGTGGTGGCTATGCATTCAAGGTGCATTCGGGAAAATCTGTACGAAATAAAAATGGTACTCTGTTTACGGAATCGAATTTCACTTTTAACTCTGCAGTTTTAGGTGCTGCAATGTATGTATATTTAACTCGTTTAAAACTTCATAATGTccaaataaatgaaaataaaagatataatTCTGAAACAGTATCTGAAGGCGCTGTAGTAATGTACAAGTCATATTTAGTTTTATCTGGACAAGATAATTTTGTGACAGGTAACAAAAATACAGCTTTTATATTTGATAGTACTTACTTTTATGTGAATGGGAcagtaaaattttttaagaataaaggGAAAAATGGAGGTGCAATATCAATGTATGGTCACTCAATTGTCCAGCTGCAGCCTCATGCAAATCTtgtatttaaagaaaatgtaGCTGAAAAGAAAGGAGGAGCTATGTTTATTGTTGTACCAGGACCTCCATTaccatttttaaatacaattaaATTGAATCGCtatgattgtttttttaatggatCATATGGAAATGTTACTTTCCAGTCAAATAAAGCAAACTCCAACGTTGGTAATACCATATATGCATCAACATTACAAAATTGTCTCAGAGATGATTCCGGATTCGTGGACGTCTTTACAAATAAAGCAAAAtggaaaaattttcattttgaagACGTTAATGACATcttcaaaatgaaaaagaacACCATAGTTTCGACGGCACCCACTGCTATAGTATTAGAACCAAAGGAATGGGAAAATACCTCTCCTGGACTTTATGAAAAACGGGCTATAACCCTAATGGATGAAAGGGGAACAGAAGTCAGTGATGCGGTGGATATAAATATTTATCGTCACGGCAGTTTAAGAAGAAATGTAGTTGAAATTGCTGGTGGTTACAAAGAGTTTATGGTTACTAACAACAAAATAGAATTAGCTCTTATGGGAAAGATAAATGAGAAATTTAACCTGACCATTATAAATCCAGACAGTGGAGCATTATCGGTGACTTTAATCAACTTAACATTAGGATCTTGTCCCTTTGGTTTTAAGTATGACAAGACACAGAGAATTTGTGATTGCAATCAAAAAAAGCCATACCATAATGGAATAGCTCAGTGCTTGGGTGGTAAAAtctatttgtttaaaaataggTGGGCCAAACCGTTTCAAAGAAACAAAGATAGCGAAACATCTCAAGTGTGCCCTGAAAACTATTGTGCGGAATGTAAAAGTGAAATTGCTATTATTGAATGTTTATATCAGCCAAACAACCAGTGTGTGGAGCACAGAAATCAAACTTCCTATCTCTGCAGTAAATGTTCAAGCCCGAAATCTTCTGTTTTACTAAGCAAAGGAATATGTGAAAATTGTTCTGGTACTTATAACTGGATTTTAATGTcatttatacattttcttgcatgTTTTCTTGCAACCTTGGGGATTGTTTACTTAAATAGGAAAACATACGCAAGTTATTTAATTCCAGTTATATATTCTTATCAAATGATGGATCTTATTTTACCATCTGGTGTTAACactgatttttttatacttttcattGTTGTTATAGTCAGTGGATCTACTGATCATAGCATGTATGAGGTCTGTTTTTATGATGGCCTTAATGATTTAACCAAATTTTGGGTGAGATATTGTTCACCATTTTCATGGATGCTTTCCTGGATGATTTGGTTAGGCATTTCAAACATTGAGTGTGCCCGTCGCTATATAAATCGTGACTCTTGTTTTAAAGCAATTAACACATTGCTGGTGATATGTTGCTGTGACTTCTTCAAATTTTCCTTTTCGGTAATGAAGTCAGTTGTTATTGATGATGAGCTGCGTGTATATTTTTATGCTGAAGCCAAGTATGGAAGTGCAGAGCATTTACCCTTGTTGATATGTGCTGCAATATCTTTAACTGCAATTGCTGTTTGCCTTGTTATCATATTGGTGTCAACATGTAGACGCTCTAAGGAGACACACTTTGATTCACTTCCTTGCTGCCTGTGGATGAAACCAGTTTTGGACTCATTTCGATATGGGTTTCGTAATGACGCACAATCAATATTTAAAGACAGAACTTGGTTTGCACCATTTTATATATTGTGTAGCTGCATCCTGATATCTATTAGCATTTTGAATGACCATTTCGATAAACACACATGGCAAGGAATAGTTTGCTTAATATTTATGGCCCTATTTATTGCTGCATGGCCATATCAGGAGGATTACATGAACTATTTTGACGTTGTAATGTTGACTAATTTAGCAGTTTTAGCTGTTGTCGTTGATGGTTCCAAGATCACTGACTATCAATTGGCTGTAGACATAATTCTGTACATTCCCTTGGTTGGCTTGTTAATTAGACTGTTCTACCATATTGTCACTGTGCATGGTCTTCTTCAATATTGCCCTCGAATATTCAGAGATCCAAGAg GCCATGCTGTTCCCATACCTGAAGTGCTCATAAACGATGACAGGGAAAATTAG